A portion of the Burkholderia pseudomultivorans genome contains these proteins:
- the cobM gene encoding precorrin-4 C(11)-methyltransferase, with protein sequence MTVYFIGAGPGDPELITVKGQRLVRTCPVILYAGSLVPAAVLDGHRAEQVVNTAALDLDAIVALLAAAHAKGQDVARVHSGDPSLYGAIGEQIRRLKALGIPYEIVPGVTAAAACAATLGCELTLPGVAQTVILTRFAGKTTMPEGETLGSLAAHQATLAIHLGVRHLAKIVDEVLPHYGPDCPVAVVYRASWPDEERVVGTLADIVGKVRHTSIERTALILVGRVLDAQGFADSTLYASAE encoded by the coding sequence ATGACGGTGTATTTCATCGGCGCGGGTCCCGGCGACCCGGAGCTGATCACGGTGAAGGGCCAGCGCCTCGTACGCACCTGCCCGGTGATTCTGTATGCGGGCTCGCTGGTGCCGGCGGCCGTGCTCGACGGCCATCGCGCGGAGCAGGTCGTCAATACCGCGGCGCTCGATCTCGACGCGATCGTCGCGCTGCTCGCGGCCGCGCATGCGAAAGGGCAGGACGTCGCGCGCGTGCATTCGGGCGACCCGTCGCTGTACGGCGCGATCGGCGAACAGATCCGCCGGCTGAAGGCGCTCGGGATTCCGTATGAAATCGTGCCGGGCGTGACGGCAGCGGCCGCGTGCGCGGCGACGCTCGGCTGCGAGCTGACGCTGCCCGGCGTCGCGCAGACGGTGATCCTCACGCGCTTCGCGGGCAAGACGACGATGCCCGAAGGCGAAACGCTCGGCTCGCTCGCCGCGCATCAGGCGACGCTCGCAATCCATCTCGGCGTGCGGCATCTCGCGAAAATCGTCGACGAAGTGCTGCCGCATTACGGGCCCGACTGCCCGGTCGCGGTCGTGTATCGCGCGAGCTGGCCCGACGAGGAACGCGTCGTCGGCACGCTTGCCGATATCGTCGGCAAGGTCCGGCACACGTCGATCGAACGCACCGCGCTGATCCTGGTCGGTCGCGTGCTCGACGCGCAGGGGTTTGCGGATTCGACCTTGTATGCGAGTGCGGAGTGA